A part of Saccopteryx bilineata isolate mSacBil1 chromosome 8, mSacBil1_pri_phased_curated, whole genome shotgun sequence genomic DNA contains:
- the UPK1B gene encoding uroplakin-1b isoform X2, with protein sequence MTKDDSTVRCFQGLLIFGNVIFGMCGIALTAECIFFVSDQNSLYPLLEATDNDDIYGAAWIGMFVGICLFCLSVLGIVGIMKSSRKLLLAYFILMFIVYGFEVASCITAATQRDFMLERYQNNSPPNNDDQWKNNGVTKTWDRLMLQDNCCGVNGPSDWQKYTSAFRNENNDADYPWPRQCCVMNKLQEPLNLEACKLGVPGYFHSQGCYELISGPMNRHAWGVAWFGFAILCWTFWVLLGTMFYWSRIEY encoded by the exons ATGACCAAAGACGACTCCACTGTTCGCTGCTTCCAGGGCCTGCTGATTTTTGGAAATGTGATTTTTGGT ATGTGCGGCATTGCCCTGACTGCAGAGTGCATCTTCTTTGTATCTGACCAAAACAGCCTCTACCCGCTGCTGGAAGCCACTGACAACGACGACATCTATGGGGCCGCCTGGATCGGCATGTTCGTTGGCATCTGCctcttctgcctgtctgtcctagGCATCGTAGGCATCATGAAGTCCAGCAGGAAACTTCTTCTGGCG TATTTCATTCTGATGTTTATTGTGTATGGCTTTGAAGTGGCATCTTGCATCACAGCAGCAACACAACGAGACTTT ATGCTGGAGAGGTACCAAAACAACAGCCCTCCGAACAATGATGACCAGTGGAAGAACAATGGAGTCACCAAAACCTGGGACAGGCTTATGCTCCAG GATAATTGCTGTGGTGTGAACGGTCCATCGGACTGGCAGAAATACACATCTGCCTTCCGGAATGAGAACAACGATGCTGACTATCCCTGGCCTCGTCAGTGCTGTGTTATGAACAAGCTGCAAGAACCACTCAACTTGGAGGCCTGCAAACTAGGAGTGCCTGGTTATTTTCACAGTCAG GGCTGCTATGAGCTGATCTCTGGACCAATGAACCGACACGCCTGGGGGGTCGCCTGGTTTGGATTTGCCATTCTCTGCTGGACT TTTTGGGTTCTCCTGGGCACCATGTTCTACTGGAGCAGAATTGAATATTAA
- the UPK1B gene encoding uroplakin-1b isoform X1 — MTKDDSTVRCFQGLLIFGNVIFGMCGIALTAECIFFVSDQNSLYPLLEATDNDDIYGAAWIGMFVGICLFCLSVLGIVGIMKSSRKLLLAYFILMFIVYGFEVASCITAATQRDFFTPNLFLKQMLERYQNNSPPNNDDQWKNNGVTKTWDRLMLQDNCCGVNGPSDWQKYTSAFRNENNDADYPWPRQCCVMNKLQEPLNLEACKLGVPGYFHSQGCYELISGPMNRHAWGVAWFGFAILCWTFWVLLGTMFYWSRIEY; from the exons ATGACCAAAGACGACTCCACTGTTCGCTGCTTCCAGGGCCTGCTGATTTTTGGAAATGTGATTTTTGGT ATGTGCGGCATTGCCCTGACTGCAGAGTGCATCTTCTTTGTATCTGACCAAAACAGCCTCTACCCGCTGCTGGAAGCCACTGACAACGACGACATCTATGGGGCCGCCTGGATCGGCATGTTCGTTGGCATCTGCctcttctgcctgtctgtcctagGCATCGTAGGCATCATGAAGTCCAGCAGGAAACTTCTTCTGGCG TATTTCATTCTGATGTTTATTGTGTATGGCTTTGAAGTGGCATCTTGCATCACAGCAGCAACACAACGAGACTTT TTCACACCCAACCTCTTCCTGAAACAGATGCTGGAGAGGTACCAAAACAACAGCCCTCCGAACAATGATGACCAGTGGAAGAACAATGGAGTCACCAAAACCTGGGACAGGCTTATGCTCCAG GATAATTGCTGTGGTGTGAACGGTCCATCGGACTGGCAGAAATACACATCTGCCTTCCGGAATGAGAACAACGATGCTGACTATCCCTGGCCTCGTCAGTGCTGTGTTATGAACAAGCTGCAAGAACCACTCAACTTGGAGGCCTGCAAACTAGGAGTGCCTGGTTATTTTCACAGTCAG GGCTGCTATGAGCTGATCTCTGGACCAATGAACCGACACGCCTGGGGGGTCGCCTGGTTTGGATTTGCCATTCTCTGCTGGACT TTTTGGGTTCTCCTGGGCACCATGTTCTACTGGAGCAGAATTGAATATTAA